A stretch of DNA from Pseudoalteromonas sp. A25:
TTTCTGAGCAAAACCCAAAGGCTGGCTTACCAACCGAAAACGAAGCAGGCAGTCGCCGTTATCCGCGCGTAAGAGCAAATATTGCTACTACCTATCAGTATGAAGATATTTCTGCGAGCTTGAACACTAACTATGTTGGCAGCGCGACATTTGATAAAACCAGATCTGATGAGTATTACCCTAAAGAATTCGGTAACAATATCCCAAGCTATACAACACACAACTTGCGTATCAACTACAACGCAACTGATGAGTTAATGGTTTATATGGGTATCAATAACTTAGGTGATAAAAAGCCGCCTAGATTACCGCTTCTGAACCAAGGTAACATGTTTTATGATGCCGTTGGTCGAACATACAGAGCAGGCTTAAAGTACAAGTTTTAATCTTACACTTTACATTTAACAGCAAAAAGCAGAGCTCAGCTCTGCTTTCTTATCTGCGTAATTCTTTTAGGTTAGCGCGCGTTAGTACTTTCAAAAATCTTATCTGCTGATGCTGCTACAAACCCAGTGTAGATCTCACCATCTGGTTTTCGTAGCGCAGAGCAAACTCATAGAAGCAACTTGGAATGCTAAACTCACCATCGCTAAACTTAACATTAAAGTGATCCGCAAGTGTTGATGACTGCTCAAGTAATACCTCTGGTGACCCTTTAATTTCGCCGCCTGAGCTATTTAATTCAAAGCCTGCATCTTTCAGCGCTTGGTTAACCGCTTCAATGGTGTTGAACTTTTGTAAGTAGTTAATGCTCACCGTAAAGTGGTTTGCACGATAACCCCATGCCGACATCCACGCTGCATATTCGCTTTCTTCTAGTAATTGCTTGTACTGCTCGTGGCTTACTTGCCAGTGCGTGCCAGAATATAAGAAGTTGTCTGCAGTGATAGCACTTTCGTCAATCTGTGCAACCATGTCTTTAACAATCGCTTGTAGCTGAGGCGAAAACTTCTCTACTAAAAGTTCTGAAATGAACACTTTTGGTTTTGTTGGATCTGAGTGCTCAAAATGCTTTGCATATAGTTTTTTTGCTTCAAAGTGGTATTCACCACACTCTTTGTAACCAACCGCTTTAAAGTGTGCAGCTAGTTTTTCTAGCCCTACTTTTTCAAGGTTAAAAGTACGTAGTGCAATGTGGTCATTGATCACATCGTCTTTTTGTGTTGAACCAAGCAGCTCATGAACTTTAACAGCTGAAGGTGTTACCGAAAGGTAGTTATTCCAAAGTTCGTCAAATAGTTGATCAACATTGTTGTGCATAATGGGTTCCTTAATTTTGCGGATTGTCCGCGTTAACTTGGTGCGATTAAGCCCGACGCAACAAGTTTATAAAGTAAATGTTCTAACAGAGTCGCCGTTGTTTAATGCCAATGCCTTTGCAACACTTGGGTCGATTTGCAAGGTCTTGCTCTGTTCATCGTAAGAACATTTATCTGTAAATGTCGCTTTAAAGTCTGCCAGCCCTTGATTAGATATCGCACGCGCTTTACCTGATACTCCAGCGCATATTTCTACTACAGCTACGAATGAACGTTGCACAGTTCTAATATTGCCAAGTTTTGCTTCAATCGTTGGGCCTGCATCAAACAAATCGATGTAACCTCGGTGCTCAAAGCCTTCTTTTTGCAATAGTTTTAAAGCAGGTTTAGTTTTTTCGTGCACTTTACCAATCACGGCTTGTGCGTCTTCACTGAGTAAGTTTGCGTAAATAGGGTACTTGGGCATCAGCTCACTGATAAATACCTTATCGCCTAGGCCAACTAAGTGATCAGCCTGCGGAAACTCGATGCTGAAAAAGTGCTCTTGTAACCATTTCCAAAATGGTGAGTTACCTTGGCTGTCGCTAACACCACGCATTTCTGCGATAACGGTATCGCTAAATCGCTCGCTATGATCAGCCATAAAGACAAAACGAGAACGACTTAAAAAGCGCCCAGCTAACCCTTTGCGAAACGGCTCTCTTAAAAACAGGGTACAAATTTCGCTGCATCCGGTGTAGTCATTACACATACTCAAAATATCAACAGTATTGTAAACATTGAGGGTGCGAGAGTGATGTACCGTTTTACCTAAATGATAGTGATAAAGCGGTACTTGCATGCCTACTGCCGCTTCAATGGCGGTAGTACCCATGATGTCGCCTGTTTCGCTATCTTCAAGTACAAACACATACCCTTCATCAAAAGGCTTATTCAGTGATTTAGCGAAGCTTCTTTCAGAGCGCGTAATTTTGTCTTGTAACAGTTGGTCGTCAACGGGTAACGACGTAAAGCCATGACCTGACTCTATGGCAATCTGTTTAAAAGCGGCAAAATCGCGACTGGCTATCGGTCTTAGTATCTGCATAGTTACATCCAGTGGGAGGCGGTTAAACCTCCCAATCCGATTAAGCGCTAGCCGCTTGCGCCATAGCTGCTACCACATCAGCAACCGCCATTTCAAAGCGCGCTAAGCCCGCTGTGATATCTTCATCAGGGATCACTAGCGAAGGTGTAAAGCGAATAACATTAGTACCTGCAACCAGTGTCATAAGGCCATGCTTGGTGCTTGCTACTAAGAAATCACGTGCGCGATCTTTAAAGTTATCGTTAAGTACCGCGCCTAATAACAAACCTTTACCACGTACTTGTGCAAATACGTTGTATTTTTCGTTAATCGCATTTAGACCATCACGGAATAGTTGTTCTTTAACTTTAACTTGGCTTAACACTTCTGGTGTATTAACCGTATCAAACGCAGCCTCTGCCACAGCACAGGCCAGCGGGTTACCACCGTATGTAGAGCCATGAGTACCTACTTTAAGGTGTTTAGCGATTGCATCAGTAGTGATCATAGCACCAATCGGGAAACCGCCACCGAGCGCTTTTGCGGTGCTTAAAATATCTGGCGTTACACCAAGGCCTTGGTATGCGTATAGCTCGCCGGTACGGCCAACACCTGATTGTACTTCATCAAAAATCAACAAGGCATTGTGTTTGTCACACAGTGCGCGAACGCCTTCAACAAATTCTTGAGTTGGTGTGATGATACCGCCTTCACCTTGTAGTGGCTCCATCATAACCGCACAGGTTTTGTCGCTGATCAGTGCTTCAAATGCTGCTAAATCGTTGTAATCGCAGTGTACGATATCAGCTGGTTTTGGACCAAAGCCGTCAGAGTAAGCAGCTTGACCACCCACAGTTACCGTGAAGAAAGTACGCCCGTGGAAACCTTTGTTAAATGCGATGATCTGTGTTTTGTCTTCGCCGTAGTTATCTAGCGCAAAACGACGTGCAAGTTTAAGTGCTGCTTCGTTTGCTTCTGCGCCTGAGTTTGCAAAGTAAACTTTGTCGGCAAACGTAGCATCAGTGATTTTTTTTGCTAAACGCAATGCAGGCTCATTGGTCATAACGTTTGATAGGTGCCACAGTTTTTGGCCTTGTTCAGTCAATGCATTCACAAGCGCTGGGTGACAGTGACCTAAACAGTTAACGGCAATACCACCAGCAAAGTCGATATACTCGTCGCCTTTTTGGTCCCATACACGTGAACCCTTACCTTTAACAGGAATCACCTCTGATGGGTTGTAATTTGGTACCATAACCTTGTCGAATAATTCGCGGTTAGTTTGCATGACGACGTCCTCTTAATTTACTTCAACTTGTTGTGCATCTTTTTTAAACAAATATAAAGATGCTTATTTATCAACATTATTACGATGATTAACGTAAATTTGCAGTGCAAAAATAAACAAATTGTTTAAAATAAAAAGCAAATTAACGAACATATTTAGCAAAATGATAAATTCACAAGATGAAAAGCTGATTGCTTTGTTAAGAAGTAACGCCCGCGCCAGTATTTCAGATTTAGCAAGAAGCTTAGACTTATCACGCTCAACGGTGCAAAGCCGCTTGCAAAAATTAGAGCAATCTGGGGTGATTAGAGGTTACAGCGTAGAGTTTGGCCAAGAGTACCTATCTGAGCTTGTAGAAGCCCATGTATCAATTAAAGTGAAACAAAAGCTTACCACCAAAACCAACATTGCCTTAAAGCACATGAGCAACATTAGCGCCTTATACGCCATCAGTGGCGAATACGACATGATAGCGGTAGTAGAAGCACAAAGCCTACAACAGCTCAGTATCATTTTGGATGAAATAGGCAATTTAGAAGGGGTAGAGCGCACCAACTCCTCGGTTATTCTAGAAACCAAGTTTAAGCGCTAGGGTAAAGTGTTTATCACATAAGGTTTGGGGTAGTTTGGTAGATTGGATATGCGAAGCGACATCCGACAAGCCAGTATCAGAGTGGTAAAGTGATCCAGCTTTTATAATTGACTGGGTTGGGCTTACTTATCATTGTGTGTCGTATCTGTTATATATGCATAACCAACAAACACTTAAACCTAAAAGACGCAAAAGCGCCGGTTAAGCGAGGCGTTATATGTTTTCTCGGAAAATTTAAAAATTGCGCAAAATCAGCGTTTTGAAATGGCGGAAATCATTATGTCCAAGACTGTTCAGCAGCAAATCGGAAATGTCGCTCTAGTTGTTGAAAATTACGACGATGCTATTGAGTTCTATACTCAAAAACTTCAATTCACACTGGTCGAAGATACTGACTTAGGTGGTAAACGCTGGGTTCAAGTTTCTCCTCCAAATTCTAATGGTACGAACTTACTTTTAGCTCAAGCGAGTACACCTGAGCAAACGCAAGCAGTTGGAAATCAAACTGGTGGTCGTGTGTTCTTGTTCCTGCAAACTAATGATTTCTGACGAGACTACGAGTTAATGAAGACAAATGGTGTTGTATTTAATGAAGAGCCACGAGTTGAAGAATACGGAACAGTGGTGGTATTCCAAGATCTCTATGGTAACAAATGGGATTTATTGCAGCTAAACAGAGCAACCAAATAGCGCGCACATAACAAAGCATTACGGTTTTTGGCTAAATATTTGAATATAGACCACGGAACAACCCGGTAAGTCCGGTTGTTTCTGCGTAAATTAATAACTTTTGTCGGATGGCGGCGCTGCGCGCCTTATCCCGTTCTACATAAAAAGTAGGTTGGTTAAGCCAAAGGCGCCACCCAACATACTTTAAAATACAACGTTGAAGATACGCTATTGGACTTCGCGGTAATTTAACGCATCACGTTACTAACTCAGTCGGGTTATGCTGTTCAGTTTTAGCGATATACCACAGCACCATTAATCCAGCCAATGCCGAGAATACCGAGGCAAATAAAATGCCCAGTTTTGCAGCGTTTAACTGTTCGGGGCTGTACGCTAAATTGGCAATAAATAACGCCATCGTAAAACCGATACCTGCCAGCATGCCGCCGCCAAGGATCATGCCCCAATGTAAGTCACTTGGAAGCTTTGCAATTTTTATTTGCACTGCCGCCCAACTGAATAACAAAATACCGATGGGTTTACCTAATACAAAACCAAGAAACACCGCGAGTGTAACTGATGAGGTAAAACTTACCTCTGCCAATGGAATACCGGCATTGGCCAGTGCAAATAGTGGCATCACAATAAACCCAACCCAAGGGTGAAGCAATATCTCTAAGCGCTCAACAGGGGAGAGTGCTTCTCTTGCCGCAGCTTCTGCAGTTCTTAAGGCTTTACGGTCCGCCGTGTCGCCACTCCAATGCTCACTAGGCGGGTAATCAACCACACAATTCATAATTGCATGGAGCCTATCATCACTTACCCATTTATTGGTTGGCGTTAACAACCCTAAAATAACACCTGTTACCGTGGCGTGTATGCCAGAGACATCAACCGCAACCCATATAAATATGCCGACAATAAAAAACACGGTGATGCTTCTAACACCTAAAAAAGCCATTAGCTTAACGAGCACAAATCCCATTAAAGCGATGCCAATAGCAAGCCAATCTAGATTACCACCGTAGCCAATGGCAACAACAATTATCGCGCCCAAGTCATCAACTACAGCTAACGACAACATAAATACCCGTAAACTTTTGGGAATACCTTTACCAAGCAGCGCTAAGCAACCAAGCACAAATGCCGTGTCTGTGGCCATTACTGTTCCCCAGCCATGCTGGCCTGGCAGAGAAAATTGCAACGTTAAATACACCAGAGCGGGCACCAACATGCCGCCTAAGGCACCTGAGACAGACAGCATAGCTAAACTGGGGTTGCGTAACTCACCCAATACCAACTCACGTTTAAGCTCTAGCGCAATCAAAAAGAAAAATAACGTCATTGCTGCGTCATTAACCCACTCTTCTATCGGTCGTATATATTCAAAAGTATCAAACTTAATCCCGATTGATATATGCCAAAAGTTGGCAAATGCGTCACTCACAGGAGAATTTGCCAAAATCAAAGCAATTATGGTCGATAATAATAGGGTCACACCCGCAGCAACTTCTACTTTAAAGAAGCGAGAGATTGGCTCTACTATCCAATCTATATGCTCTTTTGGTAGCTCAGTAGCGTGACCTACGTTTGTCTTTTTCGACCGAACGCTCATGGTTTTCACCTAATCTCCTAGCAACAAAAATATGGTTTTAACACCTTGTTTTTAAATACATTTTTTACCATCGTGGTTTAGTAAATTGCTCAACCCCTATGCCATGTGTCGATAACAAATACGGCACCTGTATGCTGTATCTGTGCTTTAATCTTTCTTCTTAATTTTTGAGTCACTTTTTGGCTCCATATCTTTTAAGAACTTAAATAAATCGCTATCGGTAGACAAAATGAGCGTTGTATCATCGGCCATAATACTCGGGTAAGCTTGCATAGTTCGGGTAAATTCAAATAAGCTCACAGCTTGCGGGCTTTGATTGTAGGCTTGAGCATAAATTTGCGCAGCTTTGCCATCTGCTTGCCCTCTAATTTCTTCTACTTGGCGGTAAGCTTCTGATTGAATTTTATTTAACTCTCTGACTCTGTCACCACGAATTCTAGCGGCTTCACCATTGCCTTCCGATAAAAACCTCTCAGCAATTTGGCGACGTTCACTCACCATACGCTCATAAATTTTGGGCCTAACGCTTTCGTTGTAGTTAATACGTTTAAAGCGAATATCGAGCAACTCAATACCAAACACCTGTACTTTGTCAGCTGCGGCAGTAAAGATCTCTGTTTCTACCATCTGGCGGCCCTTATGAATTGGCACAAGCGCGCCAATTTTGGTGTCAGCATCTAATTCAATTAGTAGCCCTTCACGCAAAGGCTTTCTATCTGCACTGGTGCGTATAATTTCGATCAGTTTATGTTTGGCAACCGAGTTGCGGGTTTCGCTTCCCAAAATATCATCCAATCTCGATTGCGCACTTCGCTCATCTCGAAGACGCAAAAAATATTGCAAAGGTTCGGTAATACGCCATCGAGCAAATATGTTGACCGAAATATAAAGTTTATCTTTGGTTGGCATATCCGAAGGGGCACCGTTCCATTCCAACACACGCTTATCTATTGCGTTTACTTGTTGAATGAAAGGGACCTTTATGTGCAACCCTGCATCAACTATTGGTTCTCCGATAGGTTTACCAAATTGCGTAATAATAACCTGTTCAACTTCGCTAACAGTATAAAGCGCACTATTTAGGGTCAGTGCAACAACCATGAGCAAAGCAACAGCAATGGATATGTTTTTTGCTTTCATGGTTTTTCTCCCGACATTTTATTTAGATTAAGAAAAGGTAAAACATGCTGCGCTTTGTCATCGATGATCACTTTTGAGCGAACGCTAGGTAACACAGACTGCAAAGTTTCGACGTATATGCGTCGCTTAGTTACTTCTGGGGCTTTAAGATATTGTGCATAGAGCGCATTAAATCGGGCAACATCCCCCAGGGCTTCATTTACACGTTTTAAGCGATAGCCATCTGCTTCTCTGATCCGTTGATCTTTTTCACCTAAAGCCAGTGGAATCACTTTATTGTAATCTCGGCGCGCTTCGTTGATGAGCTTTTCTTTTTGCTGCTGTGCTTGGTTTACTTCATTAAATGACTCTTGTACGGGCATTGGCGGGTTAATGTTTTTAAGTTGCACCTGATCGATACTTAACCCCATTGCATACTTGGTTGATAATGCTTGCATTTTTATAAGTGCTTGAGACTCTATTTCCTGTCGCCCTATGGTGATCACTTCATCAACCGTACGGTCGCCTACCACCTCACGCATTACAGATTCAGATACATAGCGTAAGGTTTCACTGGGCTCTCTAACTTCAAATAAAAATTTAACCGGATCAGAAATACGATATTGCACTACCCATTCAACAAGAGCGGCATTTAAGTCTCCAGTAACCATTTGCGTTTCTCGTAACCCTTCATTACGGCGGGGGCTTTGATAGGGGTCATTGGCCCCCACTGTAGAGAAGCCAAACTCTTGTTTAAGTTGCCGTTTTACAGGCACTGTACTGGCATGATCTATACCAAATGGTAATTTGAAATGCAGGCCTGGCTGCTCAAGGGATAAAAATTTACCAAAGCGCTGTATAACCGCCACTGAATCACTAGGGACTGTATAGGCTGAATTCCATATTGTGAGTAATACACAGATAAAGGCAAAAACGAATGGAAAACTTGGATGGCGACCGCCGGGTAATATAGTTGGCACATAAAATAATTTTTTTAAAATTTCATTTAAATCTGGTGGTGATTTATTACCCCCACCCCAACGGCTTTCAGTGTTATTGTTGTCAGTCATTTTAAGTTCCTCTGTTTAGAGTTGTTAATCGCTTACATGAACTAAATTTAGGTTTTTAGAACTATGCTACTTAGGCGTTCCGTTTTAGTGATAAAAGTACTTACTAACATATGGGGAGGTCATTGCTGAGAGCAAACCACTGTAGTCCAGCTTAAACCTAATTTCTTGACCAACCTGCAAAGCTACTCCTGCACTTTCAACCACCAAGTGGTCACTGCAACTGGCTACAATCGTTATTCCTCGCGGTGGTATTATTCCTAATGGATTAACATCTTGACGACCAAGCGCAAGTAGCCCTTGTTTAACTTGTCCTCTATCAATAACTTGTGGCATTTCACCAAATGCGTTTATGGATCTTTGTCCCTTCGGTATTGATGGTTTAATGTTGGATTCAATAACTTCTGCTACCAAAGTGACGATATCGGTATGTGCGCCAGCGATGGGGTGTTTGTAAAGCGCTTCAACGCCAAAGTAAATCGCTTCACCCAGTCGTAATTGATTAACGGCATTATGTACATGTGGGTCTAAGTCCAGTGCCCAAAGTAAGTTTGCTGAGTTACCTCCAGAGATGATTTCAAAACGAATGCCAAATAGCGTTTCAGCTTCTTTTGCTAATTTGGCTAAAAAATCCATATTATCTTGCTGTGGCGCAACGCCATAACGGCACGTTAAATTGGCGCCAATTCCTTTTAAGGTAATATTTGAAAGTCTTAGTGTTTGCCTGATAATGTCAAAAAGCTTATCTGGCATAATGCCTTCCCTAAGGTCGCCTAACTCAACCATTACTATAACTCCATGAAGGAATCCCGCATTCTTTGCCGCTTTAGACAGTGCTCTTATTACGATAAGCTCGGTATTAAGGCTTATTTCACAGTTTAATACCACGCGCTCGACCTGACTCAGCATTGGCGTTCGTATCAACATCATTGGTATGGTAATGCCGGCGTGTCTCATCCTTTCTATATTTTCTATACGTGAGTCGGCGAGCATTCTAACGCCAGATAAAATAAGCGAAGCTGCAACTGTAGGATGGCCCATAAATACTTTGGTAACGGGTACTATACTGATGCAATGAGGTTTTAGTATGCTGATAAGTCGTTTTGCATTAGCAACAATTTTGGCACAGTCGATTTCTAACCTTGGCGTGTTCATAACGGCGTTGGTATTTTTCTTTCAAGCAGTGGAAAAGCTTTAAAAACCATATGCAGTAAAAATTCACTTGAACGCTTTAGTGCGTCGGTAACGGGTATGCCAAACTCTTTTGAGTAGTGATATATACACTCGTCAACTTCGTGGTTGCTCATATCTTCATGATTTATGCTAATACCTATCACCTTTGTATGTGTGAAGTTTTCTATTAGCTCTATTTCACTTGCGAGTGATGGCATGCGCATTTGTGCAAAATCAACTCTAAATTTACGGTGTGGGGCATGTTGCACAATCACTGCATTAGGTGCAGAGCCTCGAATTATCATCGCGCTTGTGCAAAATGCAGTATGGCTAAGCGCCCCTTGTCCCTCAATTATAATGACATCAGGTTCCTCAGTTTCATAAGCTCGGCAAATAACCGCTTCGAGCTCTCCTGGGCAAAACTGAGCCGGTATAGAGTCCATCACTAAACTATACGCAGATCCTTGCATTACGCCCGTTTGCCCAGTAGCGACTGAAACAACATTAAGACCACTTTGCTTCAAAGCGTTAGTGAGTATCGTTGCTGTTGTGCGTTTGCCCACCGCACAATCAGTGCCCATTACCACGATTCTTGGGCAATCCACTTTATTGATAAGACCGCTAAAAATTTGTAAGTTGCGCTGCTCTCTAGGTTTACGTATGTCAAAAATCGCCACACCATTTTCTCGGCTAATGGCGATAAACTCTGGGTCATCATTCAAATATTCATGTAAGCCATTGACAATATTCATTCCAAGCTTCATTGCTTCAATAATAACAAGCCGTTGTGAAGTCGATAACACACCACTGGAAGGTGCAATACCAAATATTAAATATTTAGGCCTCTCGCTGGCCTTGTGAACAGCTTCCTGTAAGCTTGCATAGATTGGAATACCATTATTTTTGCGATCCAGTGCATATCCTGAATCTAACCCCGCTTTTTCGCTATCAATGACAGATAATATGCGAAATTTGGGAGAATAGCGGATCAGCCCATTGGCTGTTTTACCATCTGTTTTAGTGAAGTTTCCCTCACAAAAAATAACTGCACTAAGCGTAGCGACCGTGTCATGAGCGTGATTTGACCCAATAAAATCATTTTGCGCTTTAGAATTTGAAACCTTTTTAGGAACGACCTGAAATAGGTTTACCACATTTGGAGAAGACATTATTAGCCTCAGTATTTATAGAACCTAGAGGTTGATTTGTGCATACCGAGATTTTAAATCGGGAGAGGTACAAGTAGTCCCACTAAGCAAGTCGGGAGTGATAGGGAACTATAAAGATAGGCCATTTTTTATACATTAGATAGTGTTATCTCATTTATATGCAAAAACTTAGTTACACCCAAATTACTTAGTTTTAACACCCAGACAACGACAATTGGTTTAGTGATCCACTTATACGGTATTAGGTAAAATTTAAACTGTTTCAATTTAGACTTTGTTGATTCGCCCATCAATTAGCGTTTATACGCCTCATTTCAGCAATAACTGTTGTTAACAGCTTATCCAGCTACGCAGTTAGTGCGCTTAGAACAAAAGCAGACGTCAGCAAATGACCAATTTATTTAT
This window harbors:
- the astA gene encoding arginine N-succinyltransferase; protein product: MQILRPIASRDFAAFKQIAIESGHGFTSLPVDDQLLQDKITRSERSFAKSLNKPFDEGYVFVLEDSETGDIMGTTAIEAAVGMQVPLYHYHLGKTVHHSRTLNVYNTVDILSMCNDYTGCSEICTLFLREPFRKGLAGRFLSRSRFVFMADHSERFSDTVIAEMRGVSDSQGNSPFWKWLQEHFFSIEFPQADHLVGLGDKVFISELMPKYPIYANLLSEDAQAVIGKVHEKTKPALKLLQKEGFEHRGYIDLFDAGPTIEAKLGNIRTVQRSFVAVVEICAGVSGKARAISNQGLADFKATFTDKCSYDEQSKTLQIDPSVAKALALNNGDSVRTFTL
- a CDS encoding aspartate aminotransferase family protein, whose product is MQTNRELFDKVMVPNYNPSEVIPVKGKGSRVWDQKGDEYIDFAGGIAVNCLGHCHPALVNALTEQGQKLWHLSNVMTNEPALRLAKKITDATFADKVYFANSGAEANEAALKLARRFALDNYGEDKTQIIAFNKGFHGRTFFTVTVGGQAAYSDGFGPKPADIVHCDYNDLAAFEALISDKTCAVMMEPLQGEGGIITPTQEFVEGVRALCDKHNALLIFDEVQSGVGRTGELYAYQGLGVTPDILSTAKALGGGFPIGAMITTDAIAKHLKVGTHGSTYGGNPLACAVAEAAFDTVNTPEVLSQVKVKEQLFRDGLNAINEKYNVFAQVRGKGLLLGAVLNDNFKDRARDFLVASTKHGLMTLVAGTNVIRFTPSLVIPDEDITAGLARFEMAVADVVAAMAQAASA
- a CDS encoding DUF1611 domain-containing protein → MSSPNVVNLFQVVPKKVSNSKAQNDFIGSNHAHDTVATLSAVIFCEGNFTKTDGKTANGLIRYSPKFRILSVIDSEKAGLDSGYALDRKNNGIPIYASLQEAVHKASERPKYLIFGIAPSSGVLSTSQRLVIIEAMKLGMNIVNGLHEYLNDDPEFIAISRENGVAIFDIRKPREQRNLQIFSGLINKVDCPRIVVMGTDCAVGKRTTATILTNALKQSGLNVVSVATGQTGVMQGSAYSLVMDSIPAQFCPGELEAVICRAYETEEPDVIIIEGQGALSHTAFCTSAMIIRGSAPNAVIVQHAPHRKFRVDFAQMRMPSLASEIELIENFTHTKVIGISINHEDMSNHEVDECIYHYSKEFGIPVTDALKRSSEFLLHMVFKAFPLLERKIPTPL
- a CDS encoding Lrp/AsnC family transcriptional regulator, whose amino-acid sequence is MINSQDEKLIALLRSNARASISDLARSLDLSRSTVQSRLQKLEQSGVIRGYSVEFGQEYLSELVEAHVSIKVKQKLTTKTNIALKHMSNISALYAISGEYDMIAVVEAQSLQQLSIILDEIGNLEGVERTNSSVILETKFKR
- the hflK gene encoding FtsH protease activity modulator HflK, giving the protein MTDNNNTESRWGGGNKSPPDLNEILKKLFYVPTILPGGRHPSFPFVFAFICVLLTIWNSAYTVPSDSVAVIQRFGKFLSLEQPGLHFKLPFGIDHASTVPVKRQLKQEFGFSTVGANDPYQSPRRNEGLRETQMVTGDLNAALVEWVVQYRISDPVKFLFEVREPSETLRYVSESVMREVVGDRTVDEVITIGRQEIESQALIKMQALSTKYAMGLSIDQVQLKNINPPMPVQESFNEVNQAQQQKEKLINEARRDYNKVIPLALGEKDQRIREADGYRLKRVNEALGDVARFNALYAQYLKAPEVTKRRIYVETLQSVLPSVRSKVIIDDKAQHVLPFLNLNKMSGEKP
- the hflC gene encoding protease modulator HflC, with product MKAKNISIAVALLMVVALTLNSALYTVSEVEQVIITQFGKPIGEPIVDAGLHIKVPFIQQVNAIDKRVLEWNGAPSDMPTKDKLYISVNIFARWRITEPLQYFLRLRDERSAQSRLDDILGSETRNSVAKHKLIEIIRTSADRKPLREGLLIELDADTKIGALVPIHKGRQMVETEIFTAAADKVQVFGIELLDIRFKRINYNESVRPKIYERMVSERRQIAERFLSEGNGEAARIRGDRVRELNKIQSEAYRQVEEIRGQADGKAAQIYAQAYNQSPQAVSLFEFTRTMQAYPSIMADDTTLILSTDSDLFKFLKDMEPKSDSKIKKKD
- a CDS encoding alanine/ornithine racemase family PLP-dependent enzyme — translated: MNTPRLEIDCAKIVANAKRLISILKPHCISIVPVTKVFMGHPTVAASLILSGVRMLADSRIENIERMRHAGITIPMMLIRTPMLSQVERVVLNCEISLNTELIVIRALSKAAKNAGFLHGVIVMVELGDLREGIMPDKLFDIIRQTLRLSNITLKGIGANLTCRYGVAPQQDNMDFLAKLAKEAETLFGIRFEIISGGNSANLLWALDLDPHVHNAVNQLRLGEAIYFGVEALYKHPIAGAHTDIVTLVAEVIESNIKPSIPKGQRSINAFGEMPQVIDRGQVKQGLLALGRQDVNPLGIIPPRGITIVASCSDHLVVESAGVALQVGQEIRFKLDYSGLLSAMTSPYVSKYFYH
- the nhaA gene encoding Na+/H+ antiporter NhaA, whose protein sequence is MSVRSKKTNVGHATELPKEHIDWIVEPISRFFKVEVAAGVTLLLSTIIALILANSPVSDAFANFWHISIGIKFDTFEYIRPIEEWVNDAAMTLFFFLIALELKRELVLGELRNPSLAMLSVSGALGGMLVPALVYLTLQFSLPGQHGWGTVMATDTAFVLGCLALLGKGIPKSLRVFMLSLAVVDDLGAIIVVAIGYGGNLDWLAIGIALMGFVLVKLMAFLGVRSITVFFIVGIFIWVAVDVSGIHATVTGVILGLLTPTNKWVSDDRLHAIMNCVVDYPPSEHWSGDTADRKALRTAEAAAREALSPVERLEILLHPWVGFIVMPLFALANAGIPLAEVSFTSSVTLAVFLGFVLGKPIGILLFSWAAVQIKIAKLPSDLHWGMILGGGMLAGIGFTMALFIANLAYSPEQLNAAKLGILFASVFSALAGLMVLWYIAKTEQHNPTELVT